The Methanosarcina acetivorans C2A genome includes the window AGCCACACTGTTTCCGTAATTGACACCGCTACAAGCAGAGTTACAGACACAGTGAAAGTAGGAATCTATCCTGCTAGAGTTGCCATTGGGCACTTTATGGATTCTGATGTGACTGATTCAAGTATAACAACAAATTCCACTGTAACTGAAGATATGGAAGTTGGGGAAACAGTAAACCTATCATCTGAAGAAATAAATGCTATTGAACTCAATAATTCAAACAATAATAATTCTGAATCTGATATTGATAGTAGCTCAAAAGAAAATGGACCGAGTAAGAAAAACTCTACTTCAGGAGTTGGATTATTAGGAAGTTTGACGTGTCTGTATGCAGGATGGAAACTCAGAACAAAGTAATAAGATTTGATGGATAAGTTAGAGTTATGCAGTCAGAAGTAAAATTCAACCTCAAAGCAAGTTGAAGCATTAGAAAAGAAGTTCTACAAATACTTAGAATCCGGAAATAAAGATAAAAAAAGTGAGCTCGCTGATATTCAAACTCAGGACCTCCTTCGTGTAAAGGTGGTATAGAAGGAGTAAAGGAAAGCACTCTGTTATTTCCATTGATTAGATTTTTTTTCTTTGATAATAGCCTGGATTATCGTAGTTGAATTGAGACTGTGATGCACATATTTTTGATCTGCGTTTAAATTCGAGAGCCAGATCCACAAAAACAAGGATTAAAATTTCTTATCTTCATCGCTTATCTCACGAATAACCCTGCAAGGATTCCCAGCAGCAACAACGCCAGACGGAATGTCTTTTGTCACAACACTTCCAGCGCCGATGACAGTACTATCTCCAATAGTTATCCCGGGCAGTACAACAACATTGCCGCCTATCCATACATTGCCCCCGACTTTTATCGGATAAGCATACTCCAGTCCCGCGTTACGACGTTCTGCATCAAGAGGATGTCCAGCTGTATAGAAGCCACAGTTTGGAGCGATCATCACGTTATCGCCAAAAACAACCTTTGCTTCGTCGAGGATGATACAGTTGTGATTTGCATAGAAATTGCTGCCTATTTCTATGTTGTAACCGTAGTCGCATATAAATGGCGGCTCAATAAGAAAAGAACCCCCAGTTTTGCCAAAGAGTTTCTGAATTAAAGCTGTCCTTTCCACGATTTTCGCTGGATGAAGCTGATTATATTCATAGCAAAGTGCTTTACAATAAGCTCGTTCATCTATCAGCTCTTTATCATAGCTTGCATTGTATAATAAACCCCGGGCTGCTTTTTCTTTCTCAGTCATTTCATCCATTGTTGTTTTCCTCATTAGTAAAATGGTAATCTTGTTTTATTTAATTGCTCTTGATCATGAATTAACTGGAAACTCAAAGTTCTACGCCCAGAAATGAAATCTGATCTTTAAGCAAGAATTTAAGCACTAGAAAAAAGCTAAATACGTTCTTAGAATCCGAAAATAAGAATAATAACAACAAGTGGGCCCGCTGAGATTCGAACTCAGGATCTCCGCCGTGTGAAGGCCGGCGAATAAGCGACGCAAGCGCCTTGTTTGACGAGCAAAAGCATATTATGTCTTTCTCGTTCATTGAATGAAAAAAACCGAACAGTAGGATACTGATAAAAAAATGTTAAGTTGAAGATCAGATAAAGGATATGTGGAATCGATGAGCTGTACGATCTAATCTCCAGCGTAGCTTCAAAGATATACTTTATTCCATGAGGATCAGGCAGGCATTTCCTTGTTCTGGATATAGCCATTCATGCGGCAACTGTCACCCAAAAAGCTGCTGGTGCCCCAATGAAACCTAAGTCTATATATCTTTTTACTGAGTTTTCTTCTCCTTAATATTTTTTTAATTAAATCGTTTTTATTGTTTCATCCGCGATCTCACTCTCAACCCACCTGATAGAGAGTTTTTTTGCGTAGAAGCGTGTATTTACATTATTTTTTCAAAGATCATTGAGAATAGGATAATCAGCAAGTAAGCTATTGGCAATAATACTAAGATCATGTACAGGAGATATCCAAGAGAGCCCAGACCTCTCATTATCCGGACTTCAATGCTGTTTCCCCCACGAATTACAGCACCATCATAGCCTATTACGCTGTCAAACAGCCTGAAATATGTCTCATCCTTTTTCATATATTTCACCTGCAGTTTTTCTTCCCCACTGTAAAGTTCTTTTTTACTTGTACTTAGATTACAAAAGGCAGTGTCGCGAATTTGCTGTAAATTCCAAGTCAATTTTTTGTGTACTGTGTGTAATTTTGTTCTTCCGATGTGGAATTTTCTACCTTGTAACTTCTTGTGATTTGCGGTTTTACAGAAAATTTTAGGTACACTGATATACAAAAACTTTCTATAAATAGTTATCTTATTAAACTAATATTATTTTGATAGTATCTCAGAGATACTGGTAGTATCATATTAGTTGGATGGGTATAATAAAACCTGGAAATTAGAAACATAAAAGCTCTTTTGTAGAGTAGTTTTTCTCTCTTTATTTCAATTTCTACTAAGAAATTTTCATAAATTTTTCTCAAAGTTTGGCCAAATAATTACTATCAGTATTTTCTTTCAGCTTCATCCTTGGCGAGACTATCTCCATCAAGCTAAAGTCAAAGAGAAAGAGCATATTAGTCTTGTTTGTCTGAATTCTCTAAGAGCATGTCTTAAAATTCAATTTGATTATACAATTGGGATAGGACTCCTGTATTTGGACTGAAAACGGTAGAATTGAACCGTTAAATGTCTAAAGTTTAAATTTTAACCATGATGTCTAATGCATTTGATATTATGCATCGAGCGAATATGTCAGACATAATTAATTTACTGAGTGAACTTGAGATCAACAATGCGTACTATCCAAATATAGAAATGATTTGAATTTTAAGACAGCCTCTGAAAGCGTGTCTTAAAATTCAATTTGATTATACAATTGGGATAGGACTCATGTATTTGGATTGAAAAACGGTATAATTGAACCGTTAAATGTCTAAAGTTTAAATATTAACCATGATGTCTAATGCATTTGATATTATGTATCGAGCGAATAAGTAAGATCTAATTAATTTACGGAGTAAACTTAAGATCAACAATGCGTACTACCCAAATGTAGAAATGATTTGAATTTTAAGACAGCCTCTGAGGGGTAATAGTAATAACCAAAAAACGCAACGGTTTTATTCATTGTTTCACTTCCTCCTTCCACGATCAAATTATTCAACGTAAGGTCCCCGTCCCTTTTTCGTTTATGCCGACTCTTCCTGGGCCATCTCCGGCCACATCAAATAAGCGCCGACAAAAAAGCAAACTGCTCCGATCAGGGTGAAAGCAGTGGCCCACAGCGCGAGATTGTTAAATATGGGGGCAGGTCTGATAAAAGCCAGAAATGCCGAAATTAAGAATGCAACACATCCCATAAAGTTAATAATCGTAATCCACCAGTCAATGTTGCGACTGCTCCAGCACCACCAGCGATGACAAATTTCAAATACCGCAAGCGTACCGGAGATCTGGAAGAAAATAGAGCCAACCATGTCCGGTACCCAGATCAACAGGTCTTGCCCTACCCAACCCAGATTGAGAAAAGCATCAAACGTGTTGAAGTTGAACATAATTGTTCCCAGAAATTGACTAAATGTAACCCAAAAATCAATTCGAATAGGCTGCCAGGCCAACCATTTGCGTTTAGCGTTTTGGACATCACCGTCAACGGTAGTCTCGGCGTTGATAGACTGATGATATTGGGAATAACCGGCAGAGGTAAAGAAGATCGAACCGATGAAAAAAATCAGGTTGAGAATGAGATATCTTTTGAACCCGGCCAGAAATAAGATGCTGCCCAGTGCAAAGTGGCTGGCGCCAATCATGAACAAAACGGCGATCCACCAGTTTAATGAGCGGGGGCGCCAAAGCAGGTATTTGGGTTGTTTTTTTTCCGCCGCTTCAGGGCCTGGTTCCGGACCGAACTGCTTGCGATGTCGCCGGGAGGTTCTGACATCCACAGTGCCATCAGGCCGGCGGTGGACAATGCGGGTAACAAAGGGACCCATATACTGTGACTCGATATGTTCCCACGTATCCGGAAAATAGATGTAGCCTCGTTTAATTGAAGTTGACATAAGCGTTTATCTCTCCGATTTAGCTGTCAACCAGCCAGGCATGGTCAGATTCCAGTGGATAGTATTATGCCCTGGTCCTTTGGGTGTTTGAGTCCCACTCTTTTCACATCTCCATAAAACCGTTGGTGATAGTATTGTCAGCTGAGGTTATCATCACGCAAAAGAGATGAAGACAGTTTCCCCATAAGCTCATCTATTGAAGCCTCGGCGCCAGATCCTCCCTTTATTCACTTTTCCCCATCATGACCTTTAATGCTTATGCTCCAGGTATCATCTGCCATCAGAATAACACTACAATCATGAGATAATTACCAGCACACAACTACAAATAAAGTTTTTACTCCTGGACTATATACCTTTAGGAATTAAAATTTCGAAACATTTCATTTCCGGTTGTTATTGCCTATCCTGTGAATGTTTCTTCCTGTAGATTGCCTCCACTACAAAGGAAGAAACAAAAATG containing:
- a CDS encoding sugar O-acetyltransferase, with protein sequence MDEMTEKEKAARGLLYNASYDKELIDERAYCKALCYEYNQLHPAKIVERTALIQKLFGKTGGSFLIEPPFICDYGYNIEIGSNFYANHNCIILDEAKVVFGDNVMIAPNCGFYTAGHPLDAERRNAGLEYAYPIKVGGNVWIGGNVVVLPGITIGDSTVIGAGSVVTKDIPSGVVAAGNPCRVIREISDEDKKF